A window of Sediminitomix flava genomic DNA:
AGAGGCAAAAGGCGTGAGCCCTCGTATTGACCACACTTGTTTTGCTGTGAAAGATTTCGATGTAAACCGCATTGAGAAAGATCTTGGAGAGTTTGGAATGAATGTTTTAGGACAGGCTTGGAGAGCAACAGGTTCATTACAAACGTACTACACACAACGTATGCCTGACCGTGGTGGTGATGCTAGTGGAGATACAAAAGAGTTGTACTTAACGGATTTTGATAACAATGTGATTCAGCTTCAAGACATCCGTTATGCTGGTGGTTGTGGTGCATTAGGTGACGTTCGTGGCACTGGCGTAGACAAACCATTTGAACCTTGTGGTTGTGGTATGCACTAGGAAATAAATAGTTTTAGATTTTAAAAAAAACAGACCCTTTCTGTAGTTATTCAACAACTATGGGGAGGGTTTTGTGTTTTATTTAAAAATCAGAATATCAGTTGTTTAATGGTATTTTTCTCTAAATCTCTTTTTGACGATTTCTCACAACTACTTACGTTTTTCTTTCAAGAGATTCCTTTTTATAACCCTGATATTTGTAATGTAATCAAAAGGGAAATCAACTTCTTTTTGAAACATCATTTTGAAAAAACATAAACTTTAAAAAAACAGAATTATGAAAACAGTAGAACAATTCATGTCGAATGCCAAATTTAATATCGGTCTTTATAACGTAGAAGATATCATTCAAATACCAGGTACTAACTGGATCGTTGGTGGAGGTATTACTTGTTATGGTCCTAATTTTTGGGATAAAGTAATTACAACAGGTTTTTGGCATTTATTTGACGCTGAAAAAGAAACAGGATTTAGAGTAGATTCTTCAACTATCGAAATAGCTCCCGAAGGAGATCGTTTTCCATTGACAACACCTCCAGTATGGAGTGCATTTAGCCCTCATGGATTTGATTTCCATAACCAAACTGAAACTACTATTGAAGTGTATGTGGCAAGTCATAAAAGCGCTACAGGTGAAAGTAGAGAAGCAGTTGAGGTGTTTAGAATTGACTATTCTAAAGAAATTCCAACCTTTACATGGATTGGAGGAATTGAAGTAGCAGAAGATTTTTGGCCCGATGCAGTAGCCTTATTACCGGATGGTGGAGTAGTGGCAACATCGACAGGAAATCCATTAATGCCACAAGAAGAATCCATCAAATTGGCACTTTCAGGAGCACCGATTGGAAATACAAGAGTGTGGTATAAATCAACAGGTTGGCAAGAATTAGAGGGATCGGAAGGCATCTCTACTCCAAACGGAATTGTCATTTCAAAAGATGGACAACAAATATATGTGGCAGCATCTACAGGTTTTTCAGTAGTAAAAATCGATCGTAGTGTATCGCCAGTCAAAGTAACATCGATGGACTTAGGAGGTATTCCTGATAACCTTCGTTGGTCAGAAGATGGAAAATCAATTTTAGCAGGTATCCACGTCGTAGAGAATCCAATGGATTTTGCTAAGGAACAGGAAGTAGCAGCAGAATACGGTGGTAACCAAATGACGGCCTTTAAAGTAACACGTATCAATCCTGAAACGCTTGAGTTGACTGAGGTAATGCCTCCAGCTGTTTATGGTGTATTAGGAGCAGGAACAAGTGCAATAGAAGTAGGAAATCGTATATGGGTGGGAAGTACAAAATCCGACCGTGTTGGGATTTTCGATTTGAAATAATTAGACAGTAGTTTTCATTTTTTAGAGGCTAGTATCAATATGATATAGTCTCTTTTTTTATGTGGGAATGTTTAACGTCCGCTGAACCATCATAAAAACCACATTACGATCCATTCCCTATACATAAATTGGAACAGGTAGGTTAAAATGATCACAAAATAACAAAGAGTACGATAATACTTTCCGAATAATCTAACACCTTAAACCAACTTGAAGTTTTCTTACAACATCCTGCTTTTTTCATTCAAGAGATTCCTTTTTTAAACCCTGATATTTGTAATGTAAACAATGAGGGAAAGGTCGAAAAGGTTTTAAAATCAAAGTTTTACAAATAACAAGTTCAAAAATTTATCATTCGTCTGCAAAGACACAAAAATTAAAATTATGTCAGAAAAAAATTACAAACCCGTACCAGTATTCTCAATTAATCATGCTTCAATGCGCGTATCAAATCCAAAAAGAATGGTGGAGTGGTTACAAGGTATTTTTGGTTTTCCAATCGTGGCACGTCAAGGCGATAGCGTTGTATTCCGTATAGGTGATGGACCTCAATATTTTTCAATTTTAGGAGAACCAACAGATAAGCCAGGATATACACACTTTGGTTTTTCAGTAGAAGATTTTGGTCCAAACGACTTTATACAACGCTTGAAATCATTAGGTTATGAGCAGTCAAATTATCCTGATGCAGGTAAGTTTACATTAAGAAATAGAGGTACAGATAAAGGTGGTGCTGTAGAAGGTACGCCCGAATTATTTATCGGTGATCCTGATGGAATTATTCTTCAAATTCAAGATGCAAAATATGCCGGTGGTGGCGGACTTTTAGGTGATGTTACTTACGCTATTCCAGAGGAGGCTCCTACAAAAGGTTTAGTAGATACTATCGAGTTGAATCACTGTACACTTGGGGTTTCTAACGGTGCAGAGTCTTTAAAATTCTATCAAAGCATTTTTGATCTTCCGGTAGATACTTACCAAGGTCCAACTCCTGTTTTGAGAGTAGGTACAGGCAATGCTTCATTAGTGTTGTATGAATTAAGCGGACCTGAAGCAAAAGGCGTTAAACCTCGTATTGACCATACTTGCTTTGCTGTGAAAGATTTCGATGTAAACCGCATTGAGAAAGACCTTGGAGAGTTTGGAATGAATGTTTTAGGTCAAGCTTGGAGAGCAACAGGTCCATTGCAAACTTACTATACACAACGTATGCCTGATCGTGGTGGCGATGCAAATGGAGATACAAAAGAGTTGTACTTAACTGATTTTGATAATAATGTGATTCAGCTTCAAGACATCCGTTATGCAGGTGGTTGTGGTGCATTAGGTGACGTTCGTGGAACTGGTGTGGACAAACCATTTGAACCTTGTGGTTGTGGTATGCACTAGGATATAAGTAATTCAAATCATAAAACCCTCTTGATGATCATTTTCATCAAGAGGGTTTTCTTTATCTAAAGTAGTGGATATTATAACTTTCCTTTGTCTTTCCTTTCCTTCAATTCAGAAGGAGCATAACCATAGTATTTTTTAAACACATTACTCATGTGTGCATTGTCACTGAAATTCAAATCCATAGATACCTCCGTCAAACTCTTATCCGTGTAAATAATTTGTCGGTAAACTTCTTCTATTTTTTGTTGCTTATA
This region includes:
- a CDS encoding VOC family protein, translating into MSEKNYKPVPVFSINHASMRVSNPKRMVEWLQGIFGFPIVARQGDSVVFRIGDGPQYFSILGEPTDKPGYTHFGFSVEDFGPNDFIQRLKSLGYEQSNYPDAGKFTLRNRGTDKGGAVEGTPELFIGDPDGIILQIQDAKYAGGGGLLGDVTYAIPEEAPTKGLVDTIELNHCTLGVSNGAESLKFYQSIFDLPVDTYQGPTPVLRVGTGNASLVLYELSGPEAKGVKPRIDHTCFAVKDFDVNRIEKDLGEFGMNVLGQAWRATGPLQTYYTQRMPDRGGDANGDTKELYLTDFDNNVIQLQDIRYAGGCGALGDVRGTGVDKPFEPCGCGMH
- a CDS encoding TolB-like translocation protein, which gives rise to MKTVEQFMSNAKFNIGLYNVEDIIQIPGTNWIVGGGITCYGPNFWDKVITTGFWHLFDAEKETGFRVDSSTIEIAPEGDRFPLTTPPVWSAFSPHGFDFHNQTETTIEVYVASHKSATGESREAVEVFRIDYSKEIPTFTWIGGIEVAEDFWPDAVALLPDGGVVATSTGNPLMPQEESIKLALSGAPIGNTRVWYKSTGWQELEGSEGISTPNGIVISKDGQQIYVAASTGFSVVKIDRSVSPVKVTSMDLGGIPDNLRWSEDGKSILAGIHVVENPMDFAKEQEVAAEYGGNQMTAFKVTRINPETLELTEVMPPAVYGVLGAGTSAIEVGNRIWVGSTKSDRVGIFDLK